A stretch of the Candidatus Omnitrophota bacterium genome encodes the following:
- the rplK gene encoding 50S ribosomal protein L11, with the protein MAKKKKIKAQIKLQIPAAAANPAPPVGPALGQHGVNIMEFCKQFNEATKGEETGMLIPVVISVYEDRSFAFITRVPPISSLIKKAVGIAKASGVPNKEKKGKLSMAQVREIAAKKLPDLNTENMDSACRMVEGTARSMGIEVGD; encoded by the coding sequence ATGGCAAAGAAAAAAAAGATAAAGGCTCAGATAAAACTTCAGATTCCCGCCGCCGCCGCTAACCCGGCGCCCCCGGTAGGCCCCGCGCTCGGCCAGCACGGCGTCAATATCATGGAATTCTGTAAGCAGTTCAACGAAGCGACAAAGGGGGAAGAGACAGGAATGCTCATCCCCGTGGTCATATCCGTTTACGAAGACAGGAGTTTTGCTTTCATAACAAGAGTGCCTCCGATATCCTCTCTTATCAAAAAAGCTGTCGGTATAGCGAAAGCCTCCGGCGTGCCCAATAAGGAAAAGAAGGGAAAGCTCAGTATGGCGCAGGTCAGGGAAATAGCCGCGAAAAAACTGCCCGATCTTAATACGGAGAACATGGATTCCGCCTGCCGGATGGTGGAAGGCACGGCCCGCAGCATGGGTATTGAAGTGGGGGACTGA
- a CDS encoding 50S ribosomal protein L10, which produces MKLRAEKEKWLENRDKFVKENRAFIFAEFQKMTVKDMTELRMRLGRAQAVTEVVKNRLFKKLMQDDWEQIASFVHGPTAVVFTDDSLISEVCKALGDFSKENEHFKVRGGFLRPRRVLSAGDISGIASMPDRDTLIAMVARAAQGPLYAFHNVCKMLLSGVVFALSDYARKKEQQN; this is translated from the coding sequence ATGAAACTCAGAGCTGAAAAAGAAAAGTGGTTGGAGAATAGGGATAAATTTGTAAAAGAGAACAGGGCTTTTATTTTCGCCGAATTTCAGAAAATGACCGTTAAGGATATGACGGAACTGCGTATGCGCCTCGGCCGGGCGCAGGCCGTCACGGAAGTCGTGAAGAACAGGCTTTTCAAAAAACTGATGCAGGACGACTGGGAGCAGATAGCGTCTTTCGTCCACGGACCCACGGCGGTTGTTTTTACCGATGACTCGCTCATCAGCGAGGTCTGCAAGGCTCTTGGGGATTTCTCAAAAGAAAATGAGCATTTTAAGGTGCGCGGAGGTTTTTTAAGACCCAGACGGGTGCTGAGCGCCGGTGATATTTCAGGCATCGCGTCCATGCCTGACAGGGATACACTCATAGCGATGGTGGCGCGCGCGGCGCAGGGCCCGCTTTACGCTTTTCACAATGTGTGCAAAATGCTGTTGTCAGGCGTTGTCTTCGCCTTGAGCGATTACGCGCGTAAGAAAGAGCAGCAAAACTAA
- the rplA gene encoding 50S ribosomal protein L1: MKNKRYSESLKAVEEGRVYTLEEGLKVLKSFKKAKFDESVEMHISLNTGMKKIPQSITGSVSLPAGTGKTVRVAVITKGVKAEEALAAGADKVGGEDIISEIQAGKIDFDVLLTTPDCMKDVAKVARIIGPRGLMPTPKAGTVTMDIAAAVKNYKAGLLRWKVDSSGNIHAACGKVSFADDKLAENIKAFLESVRSAKMPLPAGNVIKHVSIATTMSPGVRISA; this comes from the coding sequence ATGAAAAACAAAAGATATTCGGAATCGCTTAAAGCTGTTGAGGAAGGCAGAGTATATACGCTTGAAGAGGGCCTGAAAGTACTTAAAAGCTTCAAAAAAGCGAAGTTTGACGAAAGCGTTGAGATGCACATAAGTCTCAACACGGGCATGAAAAAAATACCGCAGAGCATCACCGGTTCCGTGTCTCTGCCGGCCGGCACGGGAAAAACCGTGCGCGTGGCGGTGATAACTAAAGGCGTGAAGGCGGAGGAAGCTCTTGCCGCGGGCGCGGATAAAGTCGGCGGAGAAGATATCATAAGCGAGATACAGGCCGGTAAGATAGATTTTGACGTACTCCTCACCACCCCGGACTGCATGAAGGATGTCGCGAAGGTGGCCAGGATCATAGGCCCCCGCGGTCTGATGCCCACGCCCAAAGCCGGCACGGTGACTATGGATATCGCCGCCGCGGTGAAAAATTACAAGGCGGGGTTGCTCAGATGGAAAGTTGATTCTTCCGGCAACATTCACGCCGCCTGCGGAAAGGTATCGTTCGCGGATGATAAGCTCGCGGAAAACATAAAAGCGTTTTTGGAATCTGTCAGATCGGCGAAAATGCCATTACCCGCGGGTAATGTGATTAAACACGTTTCTATAGCGACGACGATGTCGCCGGGTGTGCGCATCAGCGCGTAA
- the rplU gene encoding 50S ribosomal protein L21 produces the protein MSDIKDYAVIDGGGKQYFVSVGDKVELDNEGLESIDKVLLIKTGDKVLMGEPVISGATVGLKFIGAQKAPKVISFKKKRRKGYRRKIGHRQQYFVYEVKDIKTAA, from the coding sequence ATGAGCGATATAAAAGATTACGCAGTCATCGACGGCGGAGGCAAACAGTATTTTGTGAGCGTTGGAGACAAGGTCGAGCTCGACAACGAGGGGCTTGAGAGCATAGATAAGGTTCTTCTGATAAAAACAGGGGATAAAGTCCTCATGGGCGAACCCGTGATCTCCGGAGCGACAGTCGGCCTTAAATTCATCGGAGCGCAAAAAGCACCGAAGGTCATTTCGTTCAAGAAAAAGCGCCGCAAAGGCTATCGCCGCAAAATAGGCCACCGCCAGCAGTACTTCGTCTACGAAGTAAAAGATATCAAGACCGCCGCCTGA
- a CDS encoding 50S ribosomal protein L7/L12 has product MSKDEIIEGISKMTVMELSELVKAIEEKFGVSAQMAAPQVVAAAGAGAAEAEEKTEFDVILKVVGDKKIQVIKVVRELMSLGLKEAKDVVDGAPKKVGEALPKEKAEEIKAKLEEVGATCEIA; this is encoded by the coding sequence ATAAGCAAAGATGAGATTATTGAAGGTATTTCAAAGATGACTGTCATGGAGCTCAGCGAGCTCGTCAAGGCGATTGAAGAAAAATTCGGAGTCAGCGCGCAGATGGCGGCTCCGCAGGTTGTTGCCGCAGCAGGTGCGGGAGCTGCCGAAGCCGAGGAAAAAACAGAATTTGACGTGATCCTTAAAGTCGTGGGTGACAAAAAAATTCAGGTCATCAAAGTTGTCAGAGAGCTCATGTCTCTGGGCCTTAAGGAAGCGAAAGACGTAGTGGACGGCGCGCCCAAAAAAGTGGGAGAGGCGCTACCGAAAGAAAAGGCGGAAGAAATAAAGGCGAAACTCGAAGAAGTCGGTGCTACTTGTGAAATAGCATGA
- the rpoC gene encoding DNA-directed RNA polymerase subunit beta' — protein sequence MKNKSKDNLDFTNFDSLRISLASPQMIKKWSYGEVKKGDTINYRTFKPERDGLFCEAIFGPTKDHECQCGKYKFRKYEGIVCERCGVEVTESEVRRHRLGHIDLAVPVSHVWFLRKTPSRVGVLLGMKITDLEKVIYYANYIVTDPGATPLKLKQLLSIDDHARLRKLYGLRFKAGIGASAIRKLLKEMNVEKRMEELRAKLKTEKSAVGISRMDKHLKIVESFFYSGNKPDSMILTALPVMPPGLRPLVALESGRFASSDLNDLYRRIINRNNRLKHIKELRAPEVVVNNEKRLLQEAVDALIENGIRGKTVVSASGRALKSLADITKGKRGRFRQNLLGKRVDFSGRAVIVVGPQLHIDQVGVPKYMAVELFKPFIIRELRKQGLASHIKDANRVIREQPGLVFDLLEKIMKMYPIMINRAPTLHRLSIQAFYPVLVEGNAVQLHPLVCSPFNADFDGDQMALHLPLTPEARMEVMTLLMSTKNFFSPANGNMLDTPSQDMVLGIAYLTKMKPGEVGEGKIFKDADEAIRAFRFSVVGLHAKIKVAGLNEISEKDKDGKILKPSEWKDYTTPGRIIFNDIIPAGIDKINMEMTKSKIHELIMNIHIKANNYVLAQFLDRIKRLGFHYATVSGSSILVESLIQCGAKDKIINESKEKVLRFDKSYQAGIMSKQERYNRIISLWQDTSDTLADMVFEDMAKQELKPYKVGEPRFNSLYIMASSGARGSRTQVRQLVAMRGLMAKPQKRVTGEIGEVVETPIVSNFREGMTVPEYFISTHGGRKGLSDTALKTAEAGYLSRKLVDVGQDVVVCMDDCQSVNGITVSALMEGQNVVESLSERIVGRVVIDNIVNPITDEVLIKEGELVSEADAKKIEDAGFVSVKIRSVLTCQAPRGCCAKCYGRDLSTGRMVRLGGTVGVIAAQSVGEPGTQLTLRTFHIGGIAGRIMDTSELRAMSDGKVEFENLQTIKNKEGILVVISKNAKMIFRHPKKVIPQTFSLPYGAEIKFNDSRKVRKGELIGQWNPREMPLIAVHSGTIRWRDIISGITIREDRSKETGLLERIVIPYQRSKYRPQLEVVGDTGKKDVFPLPPDTHISVSNKDKVVAGDIVAKIPQEITKIKDITGGLPRVTELFEARRPKKAAVITEISGIVEIMQSEKGEMMVKITPSRGGEAREYLIPHGKHLIVYNGDEVSAGDQLTDGAMDPHDILKVQGEKGVQTHLLDEVQGVYRLQGVKVNDKHIEIIIKQMLSMVRIVDPGDTSFVPGEQVGKWEVRESNEKLSASKKKASFESILQGITRAALNSKSFISAASFQETTRVLTEAAIRGAEDNFEGLKENIIVGRKIPAGTGLAETKRTLQ from the coding sequence ATGAAAAATAAATCAAAAGATAATCTGGATTTTACGAATTTTGACAGTCTGAGAATTTCTCTGGCCTCGCCTCAGATGATCAAGAAATGGTCTTACGGTGAAGTGAAAAAGGGCGACACGATAAATTACAGGACTTTCAAGCCTGAGAGAGACGGGCTTTTCTGCGAGGCGATATTCGGGCCCACAAAAGATCACGAATGCCAGTGCGGCAAATACAAATTCCGCAAGTATGAGGGAATCGTCTGCGAGCGCTGCGGCGTGGAAGTCACCGAATCCGAAGTGCGCCGCCACAGGCTCGGTCACATAGATCTGGCGGTGCCGGTTTCTCATGTCTGGTTTCTGAGAAAGACCCCTTCCCGCGTGGGCGTGCTCCTTGGTATGAAGATCACGGATCTTGAAAAGGTCATTTACTACGCCAATTACATCGTGACGGATCCCGGAGCGACGCCGCTGAAGCTGAAGCAGCTGCTCTCAATAGACGATCACGCGCGCTTGAGGAAACTCTACGGCCTCAGGTTCAAAGCGGGCATCGGAGCTTCCGCCATCCGGAAACTCCTTAAAGAAATGAATGTGGAAAAGCGGATGGAAGAACTCAGGGCTAAACTCAAAACCGAGAAATCAGCCGTGGGCATCTCGCGAATGGACAAACATCTTAAAATAGTGGAAAGTTTTTTTTACTCCGGCAACAAGCCCGACTCCATGATATTGACGGCACTGCCGGTGATGCCTCCCGGTCTGAGGCCGCTGGTGGCGCTTGAGAGCGGCCGCTTCGCCTCATCGGATCTTAACGATCTGTACCGCAGGATCATCAACAGGAACAACAGGCTCAAACACATAAAAGAGCTCAGGGCTCCCGAGGTTGTCGTCAACAATGAAAAACGCCTTCTTCAGGAAGCGGTTGACGCCCTTATAGAAAATGGCATCCGCGGCAAAACCGTGGTGTCGGCATCCGGACGCGCGCTCAAATCCCTCGCGGATATAACAAAAGGGAAAAGAGGCCGCTTCAGGCAGAACCTCCTCGGCAAAAGAGTGGATTTTTCCGGACGCGCCGTTATTGTCGTCGGGCCGCAGCTCCACATTGACCAGGTGGGTGTACCCAAATATATGGCCGTGGAACTCTTCAAGCCTTTTATCATAAGAGAGCTGCGAAAGCAGGGCCTGGCCTCGCACATAAAAGACGCCAACAGGGTGATACGCGAACAGCCCGGTCTTGTTTTCGATCTTCTGGAAAAGATAATGAAGATGTATCCGATCATGATAAACCGCGCTCCGACACTCCACAGACTCAGCATACAGGCCTTTTATCCGGTTCTTGTGGAAGGAAACGCCGTGCAGCTCCATCCTCTCGTGTGTTCGCCGTTTAACGCGGACTTTGACGGTGACCAGATGGCGCTCCATCTGCCTCTGACGCCCGAGGCGAGAATGGAGGTTATGACCCTCCTTATGTCAACGAAAAACTTTTTTTCTCCGGCCAACGGCAATATGCTCGACACCCCGTCCCAGGACATGGTGCTCGGTATCGCGTATCTGACGAAGATGAAACCGGGGGAAGTCGGCGAGGGTAAAATATTCAAGGACGCGGATGAGGCCATAAGGGCTTTCCGCTTTAGTGTTGTCGGGCTCCACGCCAAAATAAAAGTGGCGGGCCTGAATGAAATATCGGAAAAAGACAAAGACGGCAAAATTCTAAAGCCTTCGGAGTGGAAAGACTACACCACGCCCGGGCGCATCATCTTCAATGACATCATTCCCGCGGGCATTGACAAGATCAACATGGAGATGACGAAAAGCAAGATCCATGAATTGATCATGAACATACACATCAAGGCGAATAACTATGTTCTGGCGCAATTCCTGGACAGGATAAAAAGGCTGGGTTTTCATTACGCGACGGTGTCGGGCAGTTCCATTCTGGTGGAGTCCCTTATCCAGTGCGGAGCCAAAGACAAGATAATCAACGAATCAAAAGAAAAAGTTTTGAGGTTTGATAAGAGTTATCAGGCCGGCATAATGAGTAAACAGGAAAGGTACAACAGGATAATATCCCTCTGGCAGGACACCAGTGACACGCTGGCGGATATGGTTTTTGAGGATATGGCCAAGCAGGAGCTCAAACCGTATAAGGTCGGTGAGCCGAGGTTCAACTCACTGTACATAATGGCCTCTTCCGGCGCGAGAGGTTCGCGCACGCAGGTGCGTCAGCTTGTGGCGATGAGAGGCCTGATGGCCAAGCCGCAGAAAAGAGTGACCGGCGAGATCGGTGAGGTCGTTGAGACGCCAATTGTTTCCAATTTCAGGGAAGGCATGACGGTGCCTGAATATTTTATTTCGACTCACGGCGGCAGAAAAGGCCTTTCGGACACGGCCCTCAAAACCGCCGAGGCGGGCTATCTTTCAAGAAAACTTGTGGATGTCGGCCAGGATGTCGTCGTCTGCATGGATGACTGTCAGTCCGTAAACGGCATCACGGTTTCCGCTCTCATGGAGGGCCAGAATGTCGTTGAGTCGCTGTCCGAAAGAATAGTGGGACGCGTTGTCATTGATAACATCGTCAACCCCATCACCGACGAGGTGCTCATAAAAGAAGGTGAACTTGTCAGCGAAGCTGACGCGAAGAAAATAGAGGATGCGGGTTTTGTATCGGTCAAAATAAGATCTGTACTCACATGCCAGGCACCCCGCGGCTGCTGCGCCAAGTGCTACGGACGAGATCTTTCAACAGGCCGGATGGTCAGGTTGGGCGGTACGGTCGGCGTCATCGCGGCCCAGAGTGTCGGCGAGCCGGGCACACAGCTGACACTGCGGACTTTCCACATCGGTGGTATAGCCGGAAGGATCATGGACACCTCTGAACTGCGCGCCATGTCAGACGGTAAAGTGGAATTTGAAAATCTTCAGACAATAAAAAACAAAGAGGGCATTCTCGTCGTCATCAGCAAAAACGCGAAAATGATATTCAGGCATCCGAAAAAAGTCATCCCCCAGACTTTCAGCCTCCCCTACGGCGCTGAAATTAAATTTAACGACAGCAGAAAAGTGCGAAAGGGCGAGCTGATAGGCCAGTGGAACCCCAGGGAAATGCCTCTTATCGCAGTGCACTCTGGAACCATCCGCTGGAGAGACATAATTTCGGGCATCACTATCAGGGAAGACAGGTCCAAAGAAACCGGCCTTCTTGAGCGCATAGTCATACCTTATCAGAGGAGTAAATACAGGCCGCAGCTGGAAGTTGTGGGAGATACCGGCAAAAAAGACGTTTTTCCCCTTCCTCCCGATACGCACATCAGCGTCTCAAACAAAGACAAAGTTGTGGCGGGCGATATTGTGGCCAAGATCCCTCAGGAGATAACAAAGATCAAGGACATTACCGGCGGACTGCCGCGCGTGACCGAGCTTTTTGAAGCCCGCAGGCCGAAAAAGGCCGCTGTTATCACCGAGATCTCCGGGATTGTTGAGATCATGCAGTCGGAAAAAGGCGAGATGATGGTGAAGATCACTCCGTCCCGAGGAGGAGAAGCGAGGGAATATCTGATTCCGCACGGCAAACATCTTATTGTTTATAACGGCGATGAAGTGTCGGCGGGAGACCAGCTTACCGACGGCGCCATGGATCCCCATGACATCCTCAAGGTGCAGGGTGAGAAAGGCGTGCAGACCCATCTTCTTGACGAGGTGCAGGGCGTTTACCGCCTGCAGGGTGTCAAGGTGAACGACAAGCACATAGAGATCATCATCAAACAGATGCTTTCCATGGTGCGCATTGTGGATCCCGGCGATACATCTTTTGTTCCGGGCGAGCAGGTCGGAAAATGGGAAGTGCGCGAGTCGAACGAAAAGCTTTCGGCTTCCAAGAAAAAGGCCTCCTTTGAATCCATTCTACAGGGCATAACGAGAGCCGCTCTGAACAGCAAGTCGTTCATATCCGCGGCGTCGTTCCAGGAGACCACAAGGGTACTCACCGAAGCCGCCATAAGGGGGGCCGAGGATAATTTTGAGGGCCTGAAAGAAAATATTATAGTGGGCAGGAAGATACCCGCCGGCACGGGCCTGGCGGAAACAAAGAGGACCTTACAATGA
- the rpoB gene encoding DNA-directed RNA polymerase subunit beta, which produces MKEIRLERVKGKDFSSTTLFLDIQTKSYQDFLQADVPQPERKPIGLEGAFQDIFPIVSTNGRMELEYAGYSIGKPALTEIEARKKELTYSIPVRIKLRLKKYREQGAVPHIFEKEINFCNVPYMTKSGNFIINGNDRVIVNQLHRSPGVIFEEASAHEVTQLGRQKFTAGIIPYRGAWVEFEFDYDNALIVVIDRRKKFPATVILRALGLETNDQIVERFYQTEEVPAGSIDLESPERTYLGKTLPPAADGKVPYYAGCGIDSNLIQFAIAAGMKKITIITKSSAADNVAILETLKKDNVRSQKQAIVEFFKKLRIQEFTSEATAKEFFSTLLFKSTKRYDLSFVGRYKLNLRLAKTYEKLGLKVPSLSRRTLCYEDILAVIYNVIALNQKLESKVDDIDHLGNRRIRSVGELLQNQIKIGLTNLARVSRDRMNMKQDVKNPQELVNTTSIITTINKFFATSQLSQFLDQTSPVSELTHKRRLSAIGPGGLNRKRAGFEVRDVHNSHYGKICPIETPEGQNIGLIVSPSVYARVNQYGLLETPYKKVENGVVTGKVEYMTADEEERCTIGPATMKVDDNGRIIDNSIMARRGGEFLFAASKEIQYSDVASNQILSPSAGLIPFIEHDDANRALMGANMQRQAVPLLSTEAPLVATGMEKSIAVDSLAVVCADNPGTIVSVQSDRIMIEREDGQYDVYELLKFLRTNQNTCINYSPMVTVGQKVKKGAILTRGCATDDGLLALGKNVLVAYLSWEGYNYEDAIIVSERLVKDDVFTSIHITRHESEVHTGVGGADDRSEEITRDIPGVSPAQIARLDSNGIVVEGTYVEPGDILVGKVIPEEETYVPHEVLLRSIFGDKGRRFKDVSLTVPPGTRGTVIGVELFERKSKLTKFQREKKVKAVMEKFKDLGAELRSMRNGEIKDADRDFEKKNIASAQHKKLVEKIQKFYEFELDMMKKQRDTAVKDAKGATDLPPGVSKKVKVYIATRRKISIGDKMAGRHGNKGVVSIVLPVEDMPFLPDGTPVDMMISPLSVPSRMNIGQIFETLLGFSAKKQNVRFICPSFNSPVFETDVAGNLKKAGLPPNGAFTLFDGRTGRPLMEKVSVGYPYMLKLVHMSEDKIHARSTGHYSMVTRQPVGGKSLMGGQRFGEMEVWAIEAYGAANLLREFLTVKSDDVKSRQKLLETIIGDEPGKDEKPKDRFMPAPSTPEAFQVLVRELQSMGFKIELSKNKGAAKNEK; this is translated from the coding sequence ATGAAGGAAATAAGATTAGAGCGGGTCAAGGGTAAGGATTTTTCCTCGACCACGCTCTTTCTGGATATACAGACAAAATCCTATCAGGATTTTTTGCAGGCGGATGTTCCCCAGCCCGAAAGAAAACCCATCGGTCTTGAGGGAGCGTTCCAGGATATTTTTCCCATTGTCTCAACGAATGGACGGATGGAACTGGAGTATGCCGGTTATTCGATAGGCAAGCCTGCCCTGACGGAGATTGAAGCCAGGAAAAAAGAGCTGACTTATTCCATCCCGGTTAGAATCAAACTGCGTCTCAAAAAATACAGAGAGCAGGGCGCCGTTCCGCACATTTTTGAGAAGGAAATCAATTTCTGTAATGTTCCTTATATGACCAAAAGCGGAAATTTCATCATCAACGGCAACGACAGGGTGATAGTGAATCAGCTCCACCGTTCGCCGGGAGTGATTTTCGAGGAAGCCTCGGCTCACGAGGTGACGCAGCTGGGCCGTCAGAAATTCACAGCCGGCATCATCCCCTACCGCGGCGCATGGGTGGAATTTGAGTTTGATTACGACAATGCCCTGATCGTCGTCATAGACAGGAGGAAAAAATTCCCCGCTACGGTGATACTCCGCGCCCTCGGCCTTGAGACAAATGACCAGATCGTGGAAAGGTTTTATCAAACGGAAGAAGTGCCTGCCGGCTCAATAGATCTGGAGTCCCCTGAAAGAACCTATCTCGGAAAAACCCTTCCCCCTGCCGCGGACGGGAAAGTGCCGTACTACGCAGGATGTGGAATAGATTCCAACCTTATACAATTCGCCATCGCCGCAGGCATGAAAAAGATCACGATTATAACAAAATCCTCCGCTGCGGACAATGTGGCCATACTGGAGACCCTGAAGAAGGACAACGTGCGCTCACAGAAACAGGCGATAGTGGAATTTTTCAAAAAACTGAGGATACAGGAATTCACGAGCGAAGCGACGGCGAAGGAGTTTTTTTCGACGCTGCTTTTCAAGAGCACGAAAAGATATGACCTGTCCTTTGTGGGCAGGTACAAACTTAATCTCAGGCTGGCGAAGACCTACGAAAAACTCGGCTTGAAGGTGCCATCGCTTTCCAGAAGAACGCTCTGCTACGAGGACATTCTGGCCGTAATATACAATGTCATAGCGCTCAACCAGAAACTTGAGAGCAAGGTGGACGACATAGATCACCTCGGCAACAGAAGGATCAGGTCGGTGGGAGAGCTGTTGCAGAATCAGATTAAAATAGGCCTGACAAATCTCGCCAGGGTTTCGCGCGACAGGATGAATATGAAGCAGGATGTGAAAAATCCGCAGGAGCTTGTCAACACGACTTCCATCATAACCACGATCAACAAATTCTTCGCCACCTCCCAGCTTTCACAGTTTTTGGATCAGACCTCACCTGTGTCGGAGTTGACTCACAAGAGAAGGCTTTCGGCCATAGGGCCGGGCGGTCTCAACCGCAAACGCGCCGGTTTTGAGGTGCGGGACGTGCACAATTCTCATTACGGAAAAATATGCCCTATTGAAACCCCTGAAGGCCAGAATATAGGCCTCATTGTTTCACCGTCGGTGTATGCCCGCGTGAATCAGTACGGCCTTTTAGAAACACCCTATAAAAAAGTTGAGAATGGCGTTGTTACCGGCAAAGTGGAATATATGACGGCAGATGAGGAAGAGCGCTGTACGATAGGCCCGGCCACAATGAAGGTTGATGATAACGGCCGCATAATCGACAATTCCATAATGGCCCGGCGCGGCGGCGAGTTTCTGTTCGCCGCTTCTAAGGAAATACAGTATTCGGATGTCGCTTCCAACCAGATATTGAGTCCCTCGGCGGGGCTGATACCTTTTATTGAACATGACGATGCCAACAGAGCTCTTATGGGAGCGAACATGCAGAGGCAGGCGGTGCCGCTGCTTTCCACCGAGGCACCTCTTGTGGCCACGGGCATGGAAAAGAGCATAGCCGTGGACAGCTTGGCTGTTGTTTGCGCCGACAACCCCGGAACGATTGTGAGCGTGCAGTCGGATAGGATAATGATAGAGAGAGAAGACGGCCAATATGATGTTTATGAGCTGTTGAAATTCCTCAGGACCAACCAGAACACCTGTATAAATTACTCGCCGATGGTCACGGTGGGCCAGAAAGTGAAAAAAGGCGCTATCCTCACAAGGGGTTGTGCCACGGATGACGGCCTTCTCGCCCTGGGCAAAAATGTCCTTGTGGCCTATCTTTCCTGGGAAGGCTATAATTATGAGGACGCCATAATAGTCAGCGAAAGGCTGGTGAAGGATGACGTCTTTACCTCAATCCACATCACGCGTCACGAGTCCGAAGTGCACACCGGAGTCGGCGGGGCTGACGACAGATCGGAAGAAATAACGCGGGATATCCCGGGCGTTTCTCCCGCTCAGATAGCCAGACTTGATTCAAACGGCATCGTTGTCGAGGGCACCTATGTGGAGCCGGGCGATATCCTGGTGGGAAAAGTGATTCCTGAAGAAGAAACCTATGTGCCTCACGAGGTGCTGTTGCGCAGTATTTTCGGAGATAAGGGCCGCCGCTTCAAAGATGTGTCTCTCACCGTTCCTCCGGGGACAAGAGGGACTGTCATAGGCGTGGAGCTTTTTGAAAGAAAATCCAAGCTCACAAAATTTCAGAGGGAGAAAAAGGTCAAGGCCGTCATGGAAAAATTCAAAGATCTCGGTGCGGAACTCCGCTCCATGAGGAACGGCGAGATAAAAGACGCGGACCGCGATTTTGAGAAAAAGAATATTGCATCAGCCCAGCACAAAAAACTGGTGGAAAAGATCCAGAAATTCTATGAATTTGAACTGGACATGATGAAAAAGCAGAGAGATACGGCCGTTAAAGACGCCAAGGGCGCCACGGATCTGCCGCCGGGGGTGAGCAAGAAAGTCAAGGTATACATCGCCACCCGCAGAAAAATATCCATAGGCGATAAAATGGCCGGACGTCACGGCAACAAGGGCGTTGTATCAATAGTGCTGCCGGTTGAGGATATGCCTTTTCTTCCGGACGGAACGCCGGTTGACATGATGATCAGCCCGCTGAGCGTGCCGTCCAGAATGAACATCGGCCAGATATTTGAAACGCTCCTGGGTTTCTCCGCCAAAAAACAGAATGTGAGGTTTATATGCCCGTCTTTTAACAGCCCTGTTTTTGAAACCGATGTGGCCGGAAACCTGAAAAAGGCCGGACTCCCGCCCAACGGCGCTTTTACCCTTTTTGACGGCCGAACGGGCCGTCCGCTTATGGAAAAGGTCAGTGTGGGTTACCCCTATATGCTCAAACTTGTGCATATGTCCGAGGATAAGATCCATGCCCGTTCCACCGGCCATTACTCAATGGTCACCAGGCAGCCGGTGGGAGGCAAATCCCTTATGGGCGGCCAGCGTTTCGGGGAGATGGAGGTGTGGGCCATCGAGGCCTACGGCGCCGCTAATCTACTCAGGGAGTTTTTGACCGTAAAGAGCGATGATGTGAAAAGCCGCCAGAAACTGCTGGAGACAATAATAGGTGATGAGCCCGGTAAAGACGAGAAGCCGAAAGACAGATTTATGCCAGCCCCGTCGACGCCTGAAGCTTTCCAGGTGCTCGTGAGGGAACTGCAGTCAATGGGTTTCAAGATTGAGCTTTCGAAAAATAAAGGTGCCGCGAAAAATGAAAAATAA
- a CDS encoding 50S ribosomal protein L27: MAHKKGQGSSSNGRDSEGRRLGVKISGGQTVKGGGIILRQRGTKVIPGINAGIGRDDSIFAKIAGTVKFHSRAGKKIVSVE; this comes from the coding sequence ATGGCACATAAAAAAGGACAGGGCTCATCGTCGAACGGAAGAGACTCGGAAGGCCGCAGGCTCGGTGTTAAGATATCCGGTGGACAGACCGTGAAGGGCGGCGGCATAATACTCCGCCAGCGCGGGACAAAAGTTATTCCGGGCATTAATGCGGGGATAGGGCGGGACGACAGCATTTTCGCGAAAATCGCGGGCACAGTCAAATTCCACAGCAGAGCCGGCAAAAAAATAGTTTCAGTGGAATAA